Proteins from a genomic interval of Euleptes europaea isolate rEulEur1 chromosome 16, rEulEur1.hap1, whole genome shotgun sequence:
- the SPRY2 gene encoding protein sprouty homolog 2 → METRAQNGGGSQPLLQGQHDSGRQYGESDLRDVLAQQVHVLSLDQIKAIRNTNEYTEPPTVAPRPGVKVAPRPPAQHKNERPHGLTEQRHLNRVQHPQVHTSSRVPLSRSISTVSSGSRGSTRTSTSSNSSEQRLLGSSLGIVVDGIIRVQPKSELKPTELKPPSKEDLNLHAYRCEDCGKCKCKECTYPRTLPSCWICDKQCLCSAQNVVDYGTCVCCVKGLFYHCSNDDEDNCADNPCSCSQSRCCTRWSAMGLVSLVLPCLWCYLPAKGCLKLCQGCYDRVNRPGCRCKHSNTVCCKVPNVPPRNFDKPT, encoded by the coding sequence ATGGAGACAAGAGCTCAGAATGGCGGCGGGTCACAGCCCTTGCTACAGGGTCAGCATGACAGCGGGAGGCAGTATGGAGAATCCGATCTGCGGGATGTTTTGGCACAACAAGTCCACGTCTTGTCCTTGGACCAGATCAAGGCTATCCGGAATACGAACGAGTACACAGAGCCGCCTACGGTGGCTCCACGGCCAGGGGTGAAGGTGGCTCCCCGTCCACCGGCCCAGCACAAAAACGAAAGGCCGCATGGATTGACTGAACAGCGTCATCTTAACAGGGTCCAGCATCCCCAGGTCCACACGTCTTCCCGGGTACCGCTGTCCCGTTCGATTAGCACAGTGAGTTCTGGCTCGCGGGGCAGCACGAGGACCAGTACAAGCAGTAACTCGTCGGAACAAAGACTTCTGGGGTCCTCGCTGGGGATTGTTGTCGACGGGATAATTCGAGTGCAACCCAAGTCGGAGCTGAAGCCGACTGAGCTGAAGCCCCCTAGCAAAGAAGATTTGAACCTGCACGCCTACCGGTGCGAGGACTGTGGGAAATGTAAGTGTAAAGAGTGCACTTATCCGCGAACCCTTCCCTCCTGCTGGATCTGTGACAAGCAGTGTCTTTGCTCGGCCCAGAACGTGGTCGACTACGGGACTTGCGTCTGCTGCGTGAAAGGGCTTTTCTACCACTGCTCCAACGACGACGAGGACAACTGCGCCGACAACCCCTGCTCTTGCAGCCAGTCCCGCTGCTGCACTCGGTGGTCCGCCATGGGGCTCGTCTCCCTCGTCCTGCCTTGCTTGTGGTGTTACCTGCCCGCCAAGGGTTGCCTTAAGTTGTGCCAGGGGTGCTACGACCGGGTCAACAGGCCCGGGTGTCGCTGCAAGCACTCCAACACCGTTTGCTGCAAGGTGCCCAACGTCCCGCCCAGGAACTTTGACAAGCCGACATAG